The Kitasatospora sp. NBC_00374 genome has a segment encoding these proteins:
- a CDS encoding MarR family transcriptional regulator, with amino-acid sequence MNGVELFQLGRVLMRIGESALPEPPGGTDRLPGGTRTVLIVATDIAAHPGTTAAETVARTGVPQSQVSTAVARLKEAGSIRASADPADGRRTLLHPADEPSARVAAVRATGVEHALAAALGGDDPTRLGEVTDALAVLARHLTPPRP; translated from the coding sequence ATGAACGGAGTGGAGCTCTTCCAGCTGGGGCGCGTCCTGATGCGGATCGGGGAGTCGGCCCTCCCCGAACCACCGGGCGGCACCGACCGGCTGCCAGGCGGCACCCGCACCGTCCTGATCGTCGCGACCGACATCGCCGCCCACCCCGGCACCACCGCGGCCGAGACCGTCGCCCGCACCGGCGTCCCGCAGAGCCAGGTCTCCACCGCCGTCGCCCGGCTCAAGGAGGCCGGCTCGATCCGCGCCTCGGCCGACCCGGCCGACGGGCGACGCACCCTCCTCCACCCCGCCGACGAGCCGTCCGCCAGGGTCGCCGCCGTCCGTGCGACCGGCGTCGAACACGCCCTGGCCGCCGCGCTCGGCGGTGACGACCCGACCCGCCTGGGTGAAGTCACCGACGCCCTCGCCGTCCTCGCCCGGCACCTGACGCCGCCCCGCCCCTGA
- a CDS encoding alpha/beta fold hydrolase: protein MSTGSLSAPGALLHFRIVGSGPVLLVAQSGEGDADRSADLVAGLTDAYTVVTYDRRGLSRSRLDEPELGASLAEHAEDVHRLLAAVTDRPALMLGCSLGAVIGLHVAVRHPGQIGTLIAHEPVAPRLLPAAERPRHQAELTGLQEHYRRNGLGSTLPEIARVLGIDPRGETEPGLTPHPMDARRLANFDHFIRHDFSVIVQDTLEPADLRTAGTRIVPAVGRTTPVDVFDRRCAEALGRLLGAEVEEFPGGHNGNLSHPRAYARRVREVLGGSA, encoded by the coding sequence ATGTCCACCGGCAGCCTCAGCGCGCCCGGCGCGCTCCTGCACTTCCGGATCGTCGGCTCGGGCCCGGTCCTGCTCGTCGCGCAGAGCGGCGAGGGTGACGCCGACCGCAGCGCCGACCTCGTGGCCGGGCTCACCGACGCCTACACCGTCGTCACCTACGACCGCCGGGGACTGTCCCGCAGCAGGTTGGACGAGCCGGAGCTCGGTGCGAGCCTGGCCGAACACGCCGAGGACGTGCACCGCCTGCTGGCCGCCGTCACCGACCGGCCCGCGCTGATGCTCGGCTGCAGCCTCGGCGCCGTGATCGGGCTGCATGTCGCAGTGCGGCACCCCGGGCAGATCGGCACACTGATCGCCCACGAGCCGGTCGCCCCGCGCCTGCTGCCCGCCGCCGAACGGCCCCGACACCAGGCGGAGCTGACCGGGCTGCAGGAGCACTACCGCCGGAACGGTCTGGGGTCGACGCTGCCCGAGATCGCCCGGGTGCTGGGCATCGACCCGAGGGGCGAGACCGAGCCGGGCCTCACGCCGCACCCCATGGACGCCCGACGGCTCGCCAACTTCGACCACTTCATCCGGCACGACTTCAGCGTGATCGTCCAGGACACCCTGGAGCCGGCCGACCTGCGCACTGCCGGCACCCGAATCGTCCCGGCCGTCGGCCGGACCACTCCGGTGGACGTCTTCGACCGCCGGTGTGCCGAGGCCCTGGGCCGGCTGCTCGGCGCCGAGGTCGAGGAGTTCCCCGGCGGCCACAACGGGAACCTCTCCCATCCGCGCGCCTACGCCCGGCGGGTGCGTGAGGTGCTGGGCGGGTCGGCCTGA